One window from the genome of Natrialba magadii ATCC 43099 encodes:
- a CDS encoding sugar phosphate isomerase/epimerase family protein, whose translation MQLGVHTPPLADESLEGALSYLAEQGVDALEPGVGGHPGQDHLPRAEYLHDADAQAAVHDLLEEYGLEISALATHNNPLHPDDERAATADTELREAIELADQLDVGVVTCFSGLPAGGPDDEVPNWITAPWPPEHDEALSYQWDVAVDYWTDIAAHADEHDVDVAIEMHPNMLVYEPHGMARLREETGERIGANFDPSHLYWQGITISDAIRYLGERDAIHHVHAKDTKIYDAQAREKGVLDTTAYDDEPNRSWLFRSVGYGHGETHWKDIVSTLRMVGYDGTLSIEHEDSLTSSREGLEKAIDLLQRALFETEPGEAYWAE comes from the coding sequence ATGCAACTCGGCGTTCACACTCCACCGCTCGCTGATGAGTCACTCGAGGGCGCGCTCTCGTATCTCGCCGAACAGGGCGTCGACGCACTCGAGCCGGGCGTCGGCGGTCACCCCGGACAGGACCATCTACCTCGTGCAGAGTACCTCCACGATGCGGATGCACAGGCGGCGGTACACGACCTCCTCGAGGAGTACGGACTGGAGATCAGCGCGCTTGCGACGCACAACAATCCGCTCCATCCGGACGACGAGCGCGCGGCGACCGCCGACACCGAACTCCGTGAAGCGATCGAACTGGCCGACCAGCTCGACGTCGGCGTCGTCACCTGCTTCTCGGGCCTGCCAGCGGGCGGTCCGGACGACGAGGTGCCGAACTGGATCACGGCACCGTGGCCGCCCGAGCACGACGAAGCGCTGTCTTATCAGTGGGACGTGGCCGTCGACTACTGGACAGACATCGCTGCTCACGCAGACGAGCACGATGTCGACGTAGCCATCGAGATGCACCCAAACATGCTGGTCTACGAACCACACGGGATGGCCCGCCTGCGCGAGGAAACCGGCGAACGGATCGGAGCAAATTTCGATCCGTCACACCTCTACTGGCAAGGAATTACGATCAGCGACGCGATTCGATATCTGGGCGAGCGTGATGCGATCCATCACGTCCACGCGAAGGACACCAAAATTTACGACGCGCAGGCCCGCGAGAAGGGCGTCCTCGATACGACGGCCTACGACGACGAACCGAATCGCTCGTGGCTGTTCCGGTCAGTCGGCTACGGCCACGGCGAGACCCACTGGAAGGATATCGTCTCAACCCTGCGGATGGTCGGTTACGACGGCACCCTCAGCATCGAACACGAGGACTCGCTCACGAGTTCCCGCGAGGGACTCGAGAAGGCCATCGACCTCCTCCAGCGGGCGCTGTTCGAGACCGAACCCGGGGAGGCGTACTGGGCAGAGTAG
- a CDS encoding tubulin/FtsZ family protein yields the protein MKLALIGFGQAGGKIVDEFLAYDSAIDNSFVEAAIAVNSATTDLQGLDRVPQKNRVLIGQARVKGHGVGADNELGAEVTEADIDEIQGAIDRIQVHEIDAFLIVAGMGGGTGSGGAPVLAQHLKRIYTEPVYGLGILPGTDEGGIYTLNAARSFKTFVHEVDNLLVFDNDAWRSAGESVGSGYDRINREIVERFGLLFAAGEVGHGDHVAESVVDSSEIINTLGNGNGNGNGISTIGYASEVIEDDSSGLLSSLRSETEFDEGTATNRMTSLVRKSTLGRLTLPADAASADRGLVVATGPPEHLNRKGVERGRQWLEDETGSMEIRGGDYPLPGEDEVGAVVLLSGVTDVPRIDQLQQVAIEAQETTENVRARAQDDFASLVDTGGELDALF from the coding sequence ATGAAGCTCGCACTCATCGGCTTTGGGCAAGCAGGCGGAAAGATCGTCGACGAGTTCCTGGCGTACGACAGCGCCATCGACAACAGTTTCGTCGAGGCCGCAATCGCGGTCAACTCCGCGACGACGGATCTGCAGGGACTCGATCGCGTTCCACAGAAGAATCGTGTTCTGATCGGCCAGGCGCGCGTGAAAGGTCACGGCGTTGGAGCGGACAACGAACTCGGCGCGGAAGTCACCGAGGCAGATATCGACGAGATCCAGGGTGCGATCGATCGCATTCAGGTCCACGAGATCGACGCGTTCCTGATCGTCGCCGGAATGGGCGGTGGCACCGGCTCGGGCGGTGCACCCGTACTCGCCCAACACCTGAAGCGCATCTACACCGAGCCCGTCTACGGCCTCGGTATCCTCCCCGGCACCGACGAGGGTGGTATCTACACCCTCAACGCCGCGCGGTCGTTCAAAACCTTCGTCCACGAAGTCGACAATCTCCTCGTCTTCGACAACGACGCCTGGCGCAGCGCCGGCGAGTCCGTCGGCAGCGGCTACGATCGGATCAACCGGGAAATCGTCGAGCGCTTCGGACTGCTATTCGCAGCCGGCGAAGTCGGCCACGGCGACCACGTCGCCGAGAGCGTCGTCGACTCTTCGGAGATTATCAACACGCTCGGCAACGGGAACGGGAACGGGAACGGCATCTCGACGATCGGCTACGCCAGCGAAGTCATCGAGGACGACTCGAGTGGTCTCCTCTCGTCGCTGCGCTCCGAGACGGAGTTCGACGAGGGCACCGCAACGAATCGCATGACGAGCCTCGTCCGCAAGTCGACGCTCGGCAGACTTACCCTCCCAGCAGATGCCGCAAGCGCCGACCGTGGTCTCGTCGTCGCGACTGGCCCACCGGAACACCTGAATCGAAAGGGCGTCGAGCGCGGCCGCCAGTGGCTCGAAGACGAGACCGGCAGCATGGAGATCCGTGGCGGTGACTACCCACTCCCTGGCGAGGACGAGGTCGGCGCGGTCGTCCTCCTCTCGGGTGTTACCGACGTCCCGCGGATCGACCAGCTTCAGCAGGTCGCCATCGAGGCCCAGGAAACCACCGAAAACGTCCGCGCACGAGCACAGGACGACTTCGCCTCGCTGGTCGACACGGGCGGCGAACTCGATGCACTGTTCTGA
- a CDS encoding ABC transporter substrate-binding protein gives MKRVAPSVTRRSLLAGASGVGLSALAGCSERFWSRAENTGPDQVELTIKTVPADDDAIAATIMSQLRENFQAAGIDATHEPIAEAELYRDVLIDGDYDVFVLKHAGLDEYDALHGLLHSQFVTERGWQNPFQFSDIHADELLDEQRATDRAEREETLTELFNYLLETVPFTVVAYPDRLGGTRETLSVSRPPRRAIEIIDILSQEFEDGPFDRPLELGIYGEALTDRLNPLIVDRNRVQGLMELLYDPLARQSLTDESEPGEPATYSPWLAEEIEWDEESSLTATVTLRSDLHWHDGEPLDADDVDFTFRFLGDTSLGAVDGTIPAPRYRDRQTLIDDSDRIEVLDDRTVVLPFGSTARPAATRILSVPILPQHIWEPLSEVIAERQTRALVHDNEEPVGSGLFELVETSADELVLEPFEDHVLRSSTVPNRPSILEHFSQFEGIRYRIDPNVGAMLDALEDGEIDVTAGAVPPDSAAQLTDADDVSMVTTSTSSFYMVGYNIHHPELGNPNFRQIVSQLIDREYVVSEFFNGFASEPTRSTGLFGYQQYSQDDATLEGTTSTNPISVFPGSDGEIDPERVRQLFTEAGYQYDDDVLLE, from the coding sequence ATGAAACGGGTCGCTCCGTCGGTGACACGACGGTCCCTCCTTGCCGGCGCAAGCGGTGTCGGGTTGAGCGCACTCGCCGGGTGCTCGGAGCGATTCTGGTCGCGAGCGGAGAACACGGGCCCTGATCAGGTCGAACTCACGATTAAGACGGTCCCTGCCGACGACGACGCGATCGCGGCGACGATCATGAGTCAACTTCGCGAAAATTTCCAGGCCGCTGGCATCGATGCGACCCACGAGCCGATCGCCGAAGCGGAACTGTACCGTGACGTTCTCATCGACGGCGATTACGACGTCTTCGTCCTCAAACATGCCGGACTCGACGAGTACGACGCCCTCCATGGACTGCTTCACTCGCAGTTTGTCACCGAACGGGGCTGGCAGAATCCGTTCCAGTTCTCCGATATTCACGCAGACGAGTTGCTCGACGAGCAACGGGCAACTGACAGGGCAGAGCGCGAAGAGACACTGACTGAACTGTTCAACTATCTGTTAGAGACGGTGCCGTTCACCGTCGTCGCCTACCCCGACCGCCTCGGCGGTACTCGCGAGACACTCTCGGTCTCACGACCACCGCGGCGCGCAATCGAAATCATCGATATTCTCTCACAGGAGTTCGAGGATGGCCCCTTCGACCGGCCGCTCGAACTCGGCATCTACGGTGAGGCGCTGACGGACCGATTGAATCCTCTCATCGTCGACCGTAACCGAGTGCAGGGGTTGATGGAATTACTGTACGACCCGCTCGCCCGCCAGTCACTAACTGACGAGTCAGAGCCGGGCGAGCCAGCGACGTACAGCCCGTGGCTCGCCGAAGAAATCGAGTGGGACGAGGAGAGTTCGCTCACCGCGACGGTGACGCTTCGTTCTGACCTTCACTGGCACGATGGCGAACCGCTCGATGCCGACGACGTCGATTTCACGTTTCGGTTCCTCGGGGATACGTCCCTCGGAGCCGTCGATGGAACGATCCCGGCACCCCGGTATCGGGACAGACAGACGCTTATCGACGACAGTGATCGGATCGAGGTGCTCGACGATCGAACAGTTGTGCTCCCGTTCGGCTCTACCGCTCGCCCGGCTGCGACGCGTATCCTCTCGGTCCCGATCCTGCCCCAGCACATCTGGGAGCCACTATCCGAGGTCATCGCCGAGCGCCAAACCAGGGCACTCGTCCACGACAACGAGGAACCAGTCGGCTCCGGTCTCTTCGAACTCGTCGAAACATCGGCGGACGAACTCGTCCTCGAGCCGTTCGAAGATCACGTGCTTCGCTCGTCTACTGTTCCAAATCGCCCCAGTATCCTGGAACACTTCTCGCAGTTCGAGGGCATTCGATACCGAATTGATCCGAACGTCGGTGCCATGCTCGACGCGCTCGAAGACGGAGAGATCGATGTCACGGCCGGTGCAGTCCCTCCCGACTCGGCCGCACAACTCACCGATGCAGACGATGTCTCGATGGTCACCACCTCGACGAGTTCGTTCTACATGGTCGGGTACAACATCCACCACCCCGAACTCGGCAATCCAAACTTCCGACAGATCGTCTCACAGTTAATCGACCGCGAGTATGTCGTCTCTGAGTTCTTCAACGGCTTTGCATCAGAACCCACACGGAGCACTGGACTCTTTGGCTATCAGCAGTACAGTCAGGACGACGCTACCCTCGAGGGCACTACATCGACCAACCCCATCTCGGTATTCCCGGGATCTGACGGCGAAATCGATCCCGAACGCGTCAGGCAACTGTTCACCGAGGCCGGCTACCAGTACGACGATGACGTGTTACTCGAGTAA
- a CDS encoding phosphatase PAP2 family protein, which produces MALVSVVLDLALVVAAMLVTATLLIVGPRRIAAALQDARWRLEMCLLPLAVLAFVLFIRWSTVDIVIRIERRVFGNNLSPHLFELEQLLFPVNPVTVLQAFASPVVTEFFVFVYIYGYAFLLLFPFIAYFALDEMDDLSTLILAFTVNYAIGLAFYILFIAYGPRNYDPLLFEPLLYDVFPQARSLTNQVNQNTNVFPSLHTSLSMTVFFLAWLTREKYPLWVPISGVLAISVGVSTMYLGIHWFSDVVAGTALALISVYIGRNYTVRGIHRSIRSYLDSQLGKRGRTDQKYE; this is translated from the coding sequence ATGGCTCTCGTTAGCGTCGTGTTAGATCTCGCCCTCGTGGTTGCGGCGATGCTCGTCACGGCGACGCTTCTCATCGTCGGCCCGCGTCGAATCGCGGCTGCGCTCCAGGATGCCCGCTGGCGACTCGAGATGTGTTTGCTGCCGCTCGCGGTGCTGGCGTTTGTGCTGTTCATTCGGTGGTCGACTGTTGATATCGTTATCAGGATCGAACGCCGCGTGTTCGGAAACAATCTTTCGCCGCATCTGTTCGAATTGGAGCAGTTGCTCTTCCCGGTGAATCCGGTGACCGTCCTGCAAGCGTTCGCATCGCCAGTTGTCACCGAGTTTTTCGTGTTCGTGTACATCTACGGCTATGCGTTCTTGCTGTTGTTCCCTTTCATCGCGTACTTCGCGCTCGACGAGATGGATGACCTCTCGACGTTGATTCTGGCGTTTACAGTGAACTATGCGATTGGGCTGGCCTTCTACATCCTGTTTATCGCCTATGGACCACGCAACTACGACCCGTTGTTGTTCGAGCCGTTGCTCTACGATGTCTTCCCACAGGCCAGGTCGTTGACGAACCAGGTCAACCAGAACACGAACGTCTTCCCGTCGTTGCACACATCGCTGTCGATGACGGTGTTCTTCCTCGCGTGGTTGACACGCGAAAAGTACCCACTGTGGGTGCCGATTTCTGGTGTCCTGGCCATTAGTGTCGGCGTTTCAACGATGTATCTCGGCATTCACTGGTTCTCGGATGTCGTCGCGGGAACCGCGCTTGCACTGATCAGCGTCTACATCGGCCGCAACTACACGGTTCGGGGTATCCACCGGTCGATCCGTAGCTATCTCGATTCACAGCTTGGTAAGCGCGGACGCACAGACCAGAAATACGAGTGA
- a CDS encoding ABC transporter ATP-binding protein: MARVQLEHITKRYEDVTAVNDVSMEIEDGEFVTFVGPSGCGKSTTMETVAGLTKPTEGNVYIGDREVTNLAPKDRGVAMVFQNIALFPHMDVFENISFGLRLRKYDDEEVRRRVEQAADIVQLEGMLDRMPDEMSGGQRQRVAIARAIVRNPDVFLMDEPLANLDAKLRVHMRTELQRLHRELGTTIIYVTHDQAEAMTMSNRIAVLNEGKLQQLAPPLECYNEPANLFVAGFIGSPSMNFMEGELTATGFESENVDVAFEPELVPSMDVGETLTLGVRPEDVHLVATADGVAEQTAELGATADVLEPMGDEVFVYLLLSEAADRSMEQDPATASDQLLMSVTPDTDIHEGKDVNVVLDRSKIHLFETATGDALRHGLTEPSDGGSGPAATEADT; encoded by the coding sequence ATGGCACGCGTTCAACTCGAACACATCACGAAACGCTACGAAGACGTCACCGCGGTCAACGACGTCTCGATGGAGATCGAAGACGGCGAGTTCGTCACGTTCGTCGGCCCCTCTGGCTGTGGCAAGTCGACGACCATGGAAACTGTCGCGGGACTCACAAAGCCAACCGAGGGGAACGTCTACATCGGCGACCGCGAGGTGACGAACCTGGCCCCGAAGGACCGCGGCGTCGCGATGGTCTTCCAGAACATCGCGCTGTTCCCCCACATGGACGTCTTCGAGAACATCTCCTTCGGCCTCCGGTTACGAAAGTACGACGACGAGGAGGTCAGACGTCGCGTCGAACAGGCCGCCGACATCGTCCAGTTAGAGGGCATGCTCGACCGGATGCCCGACGAGATGTCCGGCGGCCAGCGCCAGCGCGTCGCCATCGCCCGCGCCATCGTCCGCAACCCCGACGTCTTCCTCATGGACGAACCGCTCGCTAACCTGGACGCCAAACTGCGCGTCCACATGCGAACCGAACTCCAGCGCCTCCACCGCGAACTGGGGACGACCATCATCTACGTCACCCACGACCAGGCCGAGGCGATGACCATGTCGAACCGAATCGCCGTCCTCAACGAAGGAAAACTCCAGCAACTCGCGCCACCACTCGAGTGCTACAACGAGCCGGCGAACCTGTTCGTTGCGGGGTTCATCGGGTCGCCATCGATGAACTTTATGGAGGGAGAACTCACGGCGACGGGGTTCGAGTCGGAGAACGTCGACGTGGCGTTCGAGCCGGAGCTGGTTCCGTCGATGGACGTTGGCGAGACGCTCACGCTCGGTGTCAGGCCGGAGGACGTACACCTCGTGGCGACGGCTGATGGCGTGGCCGAGCAGACAGCCGAACTGGGGGCGACAGCTGACGTGCTGGAGCCGATGGGCGATGAGGTGTTCGTCTATCTGCTCCTTTCGGAGGCCGCAGACCGGTCGATGGAACAGGACCCCGCGACTGCGTCGGATCAGTTGCTGATGAGCGTGACGCCGGATACCGACATCCACGAGGGGAAAGACGTCAACGTCGTCCTCGACCGCTCGAAGATCCACCTCTTCGAGACGGCGACAGGCGACGCACTCCGACACGGCCTGACGGAGCCCTCAGACGGCGGCTCCGGCCCAGCCGCGACGGAAGCCGACACGTGA
- a CDS encoding 6-hydroxymethylpterin diphosphokinase MptE-like protein, translating into MEFETWEPVYDTICRDFGYPREGDEQARDILASLTTSFDLAHLAAVDDATVAIAGAGPSLETEGALESAREADVVIAASTAADVLAAHDIPVDCMVTDLDKNPETVTQLTAAGVPVAVHAHGDNIPAIRRVVPDCDDEFVLPTTQAAPSGPVRNFGGFTDGDRAAFLADHLGAARLVFVGWDFDDESVDAVKADKLEWAERLLYWLEQRRGERFAVLDERRAEIDVSALGFE; encoded by the coding sequence ATGGAGTTCGAGACCTGGGAACCCGTCTACGATACTATCTGCCGAGACTTCGGCTATCCCCGCGAGGGAGACGAACAAGCCCGTGACATCCTCGCCTCGCTCACCACGTCGTTCGACCTCGCACACCTCGCCGCGGTCGACGACGCCACCGTTGCCATCGCCGGTGCCGGCCCCTCACTCGAGACGGAGGGGGCACTCGAGTCCGCTCGTGAAGCCGATGTGGTTATCGCGGCGTCGACGGCTGCCGACGTGCTTGCCGCCCACGATATCCCGGTCGACTGTATGGTGACCGACCTGGACAAGAACCCGGAGACAGTGACACAGCTCACGGCGGCCGGCGTGCCGGTAGCGGTCCACGCTCACGGCGACAATATCCCCGCCATTCGGCGCGTCGTTCCCGACTGTGACGACGAGTTCGTCCTCCCGACGACGCAGGCTGCGCCGAGCGGGCCAGTACGGAATTTCGGCGGCTTTACGGACGGTGACCGGGCCGCGTTTCTCGCGGATCACCTCGGTGCGGCCCGCCTCGTCTTCGTCGGCTGGGATTTCGACGACGAGTCCGTGGATGCGGTGAAGGCGGACAAACTCGAGTGGGCCGAGCGACTACTGTACTGGCTCGAACAGCGCCGCGGCGAGCGGTTTGCGGTGCTCGACGAGCGGCGTGCCGAGATCGACGTGAGCGCGCTGGGGTTCGAGTGA
- a CDS encoding carbohydrate ABC transporter permease, whose amino-acid sequence MVSEPDGGTETGDLEGGIGTQTDLDTEQDRTGNPVVNWMENLSEAAYAYLLLIPAFALLALIAFYPLIMTFIMSLRADETRGAEPLGEFVGIENYVDILTGNARLARQFLDVGVTSSFPFVELGVPFLQQALFVTLAFAVLSVFFETVIGFGQAYVLDQDFRGRRWVRVAIILPWAVPIVIQGMLFFLLFQPEVGFGSDLMQWLGVFGADPLADSRDSFIIILIADIWKSAAFMALLILAGLQSVDRSLYDVARVAGASPWQRFKMITLPLVLPALLVAMLFRTMDAMRVYGLIESTAGCTTVPSLTCLVVEAMFGGTRIFATAAAVAFTTALVIGLIISVYVFFFRDTEGGIY is encoded by the coding sequence ATGGTGAGTGAACCCGATGGCGGCACCGAGACAGGGGACCTCGAGGGTGGGATCGGCACGCAGACCGACCTCGACACCGAACAGGACCGCACCGGCAACCCCGTCGTCAACTGGATGGAGAATTTGAGTGAGGCTGCCTACGCCTACCTCCTCCTGATTCCGGCCTTCGCCCTGCTCGCGTTGATCGCGTTCTACCCGCTCATCATGACGTTCATCATGTCTCTGCGGGCGGACGAGACGCGCGGGGCGGAGCCACTCGGCGAGTTCGTCGGTATCGAGAACTACGTCGACATTTTGACGGGGAACGCGCGACTCGCCCGGCAGTTCCTGGACGTCGGCGTCACCTCCTCGTTCCCGTTCGTCGAACTCGGTGTCCCGTTCCTGCAGCAGGCGCTGTTCGTCACGCTCGCGTTCGCGGTGCTCAGCGTCTTCTTCGAGACGGTTATCGGCTTCGGGCAGGCGTACGTGCTCGATCAGGACTTCCGGGGACGGCGCTGGGTCCGGGTCGCGATCATCCTCCCGTGGGCGGTGCCGATCGTGATTCAGGGGATGCTCTTCTTCCTGCTGTTCCAGCCCGAGGTTGGCTTCGGTAGCGACCTCATGCAGTGGCTCGGTGTCTTCGGGGCCGACCCGCTGGCAGACAGTCGTGACTCGTTCATTATCATTCTCATCGCGGACATCTGGAAGTCGGCGGCGTTCATGGCGCTGTTGATCCTGGCCGGTCTCCAAAGCGTCGACCGGAGCCTGTACGACGTGGCGCGGGTCGCGGGTGCCTCGCCGTGGCAGCGGTTCAAGATGATCACGCTGCCGCTCGTCCTGCCGGCCCTGCTCGTCGCGATGCTGTTCCGCACCATGGACGCGATGCGCGTCTACGGGCTAATTGAGTCGACCGCGGGCTGTACGACCGTGCCGTCGCTCACGTGTCTCGTCGTCGAGGCTATGTTCGGCGGGACGCGTATCTTCGCGACTGCGGCAGCAGTGGCGTTCACGACCGCGCTCGTGATCGGGCTGATCATCTCGGTGTACGTGTTCTTCTTCCGCGACACCGAGGGAGGGATCTACTGA
- a CDS encoding Gfo/Idh/MocA family protein translates to MTDDRSDINTGIVGLGNIGQYHAERLRELNVPLVGGMDVAAEARQRFARRYNVDVYEDHQELYETVDAVIITTPNKYHEEYAVDAFDQGIHVLLEKPLAHNYESAERIATAARETDSYCMVGFNNRFANTVQILKDRIDRGALGDVTHVEANYVRRRGIPGRGSWFTRRQIAGGGALIDLGVHAIDLALYLLEYPPVMEVSGIARSEFGSREEYAYLDMWGEDVGPRGFDVDDSASAFVRCTDDRTISLEVAWATNRPANHKFVIHGSDAAARFDLLEGGLTIHSASTGGSPHLENTSIDTRQNDTHTAEQRAFFDRVLGKNGGNGSVEQALLVQEIIDGIYRSSDTKTTISFDE, encoded by the coding sequence ATGACAGACGATCGCTCCGACATCAACACCGGAATTGTGGGCCTCGGTAACATCGGCCAGTACCACGCCGAGCGCCTCCGCGAGTTGAATGTCCCGCTCGTCGGTGGAATGGACGTGGCCGCGGAAGCCAGACAACGGTTCGCCAGACGGTACAACGTCGATGTCTACGAAGACCACCAGGAGCTGTACGAAACGGTCGACGCTGTGATCATCACGACGCCAAACAAGTACCACGAAGAGTACGCCGTCGACGCCTTCGACCAGGGGATCCACGTCCTCCTCGAGAAGCCCCTCGCCCACAACTACGAGAGCGCCGAACGAATCGCAACAGCCGCGCGGGAGACCGACAGCTACTGCATGGTCGGGTTCAACAACCGGTTTGCGAACACCGTCCAGATTCTCAAAGACCGGATCGACCGCGGCGCACTCGGTGACGTGACCCACGTCGAAGCCAACTACGTCCGCCGACGGGGTATTCCGGGCCGCGGCTCGTGGTTCACTCGCCGACAGATTGCCGGCGGCGGCGCACTCATCGACCTCGGCGTCCACGCCATCGACCTCGCGCTCTACCTACTCGAGTACCCACCAGTCATGGAAGTGTCTGGCATTGCTCGAAGCGAGTTCGGGTCGCGCGAGGAGTACGCCTATCTGGATATGTGGGGCGAGGATGTCGGCCCGCGAGGGTTCGACGTCGATGACTCGGCGAGTGCGTTCGTCCGCTGTACCGATGACCGGACGATCAGTCTGGAAGTCGCCTGGGCGACGAACCGACCGGCAAATCACAAGTTCGTCATCCACGGCTCGGACGCTGCGGCCCGATTCGACCTGCTCGAGGGCGGGTTGACAATTCACTCTGCGAGCACTGGCGGCTCGCCACATCTCGAGAATACGTCGATCGACACCCGCCAGAACGATACCCACACAGCCGAACAACGGGCGTTCTTCGACCGAGTTCTCGGCAAGAACGGCGGCAACGGGAGCGTCGAGCAGGCGCTGTTGGTACAGGAAATCATCGACGGAATCTACCGCTCGAGCGATACAAAGACGACCATTTCGTTCGACGAGTAG
- a CDS encoding carbohydrate ABC transporter permease, with protein sequence MTDERTDDTETDETSTGTETDETPTETEADAPASTDDNGVGVPEHWAYAREQAATATDGGATATDDGATATDGGQSAEAGQQQSNVLVEGEDAELDRGPFQRWVASSISNPDRAYRAMFYTATIFFLFTTLFPFYWLLMVALTPEGQQQDIILTPNGFNPGAFVEVFQVLPFHWYVFNSFVIATASTIVVLVIASLAGYAFGRLQFPGKIPLMLLVLVISFFPPAAFFIPLNDLFNTQFVALEPITGDGSLYNTPGAMVLPLSAIFMPLAIFILTTFYSQIPDGLEDAARVEGTTRLGALFRVIIPLSAPGVATAGVLTFIAVYNEFFFSFLMTDGQPENWAPILEGILGYQGQYEVMYHLMAASSIIGVIPVAILVIIAQEKIVSGLTAGALKE encoded by the coding sequence ATGACCGACGAGAGGACGGACGACACAGAAACCGACGAGACGTCGACCGGCACAGAAACCGACGAGACGCCAACCGAAACCGAAGCCGACGCTCCAGCAAGCACTGATGACAACGGCGTCGGCGTTCCCGAACACTGGGCGTACGCCCGCGAACAGGCTGCGACGGCGACAGATGGCGGTGCGACGGCGACGGATGACGGTGCGACGGCGACGGATGGCGGCCAATCAGCCGAGGCCGGCCAACAGCAGAGCAACGTCCTCGTGGAGGGCGAGGACGCCGAACTTGACCGCGGCCCGTTCCAGCGCTGGGTTGCGAGTTCGATTTCCAACCCGGACCGCGCCTACCGGGCGATGTTCTACACGGCGACGATATTCTTCCTGTTCACGACGCTGTTCCCGTTCTACTGGTTACTCATGGTCGCGCTGACGCCAGAAGGACAACAACAGGACATCATCCTCACGCCGAACGGCTTCAACCCCGGTGCGTTCGTCGAGGTCTTCCAGGTGCTGCCATTCCACTGGTACGTCTTCAACAGCTTCGTGATCGCGACGGCCTCGACCATCGTCGTGCTGGTCATCGCCAGCCTCGCGGGCTACGCCTTCGGCCGGCTCCAGTTCCCCGGAAAGATCCCGCTCATGCTGCTCGTGCTGGTGATCTCGTTCTTCCCACCAGCGGCCTTTTTCATCCCGCTGAACGACCTGTTCAACACGCAGTTCGTCGCACTCGAGCCGATTACCGGCGACGGCAGTCTCTACAACACGCCCGGCGCGATGGTGTTGCCCCTGTCGGCGATCTTCATGCCACTCGCCATCTTCATCCTCACGACGTTCTACTCACAGATCCCGGACGGCCTGGAGGACGCGGCCCGCGTCGAGGGAACCACGCGGCTCGGCGCGCTGTTCCGGGTCATCATTCCCCTGTCAGCTCCTGGTGTCGCGACCGCCGGCGTGTTGACGTTCATCGCCGTCTACAACGAGTTCTTCTTCTCGTTCCTGATGACCGACGGCCAACCGGAAAACTGGGCCCCGATACTCGAGGGCATCCTCGGCTACCAGGGCCAGTACGAGGTGATGTATCACCTGATGGCGGCGTCGAGCATCATCGGGGTGATCCCCGTCGCGATTCTCGTCATCATCGCACAGGAAAAGATCGTCAGCGGCCTGACCGCAGGCGCGCTCAAGGAGTGA
- a CDS encoding HalOD1 output domain-containing protein produces the protein MSSPDDTSPPKPGVEDIVSPSQAIIEAVADREGVDPTEIEPPAYDPLYTVINPEALDSLFRDVTHGTSGQTHPVPHATPHADTPAQTDPDSVGRVELEYEGYAVTVYSDGRIELDDVSGSDESVSVGKE, from the coding sequence ATGTCCTCCCCCGACGATACGTCGCCGCCGAAACCCGGAGTCGAGGATATCGTATCGCCAAGCCAGGCGATCATCGAAGCCGTCGCCGATCGAGAGGGAGTCGACCCAACCGAGATCGAACCGCCGGCGTACGACCCGCTGTACACCGTCATCAATCCAGAAGCACTCGACTCACTCTTCAGAGACGTCACACATGGCACCAGCGGTCAAACCCATCCTGTTCCTCACGCTACACCCCACGCTGACACCCCGGCCCAGACTGATCCTGACTCCGTCGGCCGAGTCGAACTCGAGTACGAGGGATATGCCGTCACCGTGTATAGCGACGGTCGGATCGAACTGGATGACGTGTCGGGTTCGGACGAGTCGGTTAGTGTTGGGAAAGAGTAG